The Leguminivora glycinivorella isolate SPB_JAAS2020 chromosome 1, LegGlyc_1.1, whole genome shotgun sequence genome includes a region encoding these proteins:
- the LOC125231470 gene encoding uncharacterized protein LOC125231470, with protein sequence MFKFKWDSSSTQDLVLHRQSHYPRRKIQRPLKHKIIPVQIYLLYFLIPPKGRKSRKVKFSTTESIQGLLVQIDDAGDIDSVIAAQKAKAAARKDTVQPSVLIQRPLQNFAQIYIVIHDIKYHVHSAAKTFDLLFKIYHVFHAKYPQVCEHLHVIIQKKCIKSIRRMIQ encoded by the exons ATGTTCAAATTCAAATGGGATTCAAGTTCAACCCAGGACCTTGTACTTCataggcagagtcactacccaCGAAGAAAGATACAGAGGccgttaaaac acAAAATAATTCCGGTGCAGATTTACctgctatattttttaataccaccCAAAGGCCGGAAATCTAGGAAAGTCAAATTCTCAACCACTGAATCAATCCAGGGCTTATTAGTTCAGATAGAT GACGCCGGAGATATCGACAGCGTAATCGCAGCCCAGAAAGCTAAGGCTGCAGCCCGGAAGGATACCGTGCAACCCTCCGTGCTCATACAACGACCGCTACAAAACTTCGCCCAGATATACATCGTTATTCATGATATCAAATACCACGTGCATTCAGCTGCAAAGACGTTCGACTTGTTGTTTAAGATTTACCACGTTTTTCACGCCAAGTATCCCCAAGTGTGTGAGCACCTCCACGtaattattcaaaaaaagtGTATCAAATCCATACGGCGTATGATACAGTAG
- the LOC125225410 gene encoding uncharacterized protein LOC125225410, whose translation MAVRPALLYGSECWPVNVDNVQKLRTTEMKILRWSGGVTRLNRVRNEYVRGSFKVAPIPEKLTENRLRWFGHVMRRDDEYVVKRALDLPEKKRGRGRPPSTWWTSMAKLLKTNNLPDPTTLDRMSWRTVIRRADPT comes from the coding sequence ATGGCGGTAAGACCAGCGCTACTCTACGGATCGGAATGTTGGCCTGTCAACGTAGATAACGTGCAGAAACTTCGCACGACGGAGATGAAGATACTTAGATGGTCGGGAGGAGTCACGCGGCTAAACAGAGTCCGAAACGAGTACGTTCGTGGCAGCTTTAAGGTGGCTCCAATACCCGAAAAGCTTACAGAAAACCGtctaaggtggtttgggcacgTGATGCGTAGGGATGATGAGTATGTCGTCAAAAGAGCTCTCGACCTGCCGGAGAAAAAGAGAGGCAGAGGACGCCCTCCGTCAACATGGTGGACCAGCATGGCCAAGCTCCTTAAAACCAATAATTTACCTGACCCGACAACCCTCGACAGAATGTCGTGGCGCACAGTAATTAGGAGAGCCGACCCCACTTAA